A stretch of Paenibacillus sp. URB8-2 DNA encodes these proteins:
- the leuB gene encoding 3-isopropylmalate dehydrogenase: MSEVKKIAVIAGDGIGPEVVAEAEKVLKVTEEVFGYKFETEHALFGGIAIDEKGTPLPAETLDICKSADAVLLGAVGGPKWDTNPKELRPETGLLGIRKALGLFSNLRPAVVFDCLKDASTLKPEVLEGTDLIVVRELTGGIYFGEKFRRQSEQGEEAVDTCAYNVTEVERIARQAFEIAGKRRGKLASVDKANVLETSRLWREVVIRVAADYPNVELEHVLVDNCAMQLLRRPSSFDVIVTENMFGDILSDEAAMLTGSIGMLASASLGEGSYGLYEPVHGSAPDIAGQGLANPIATILSLALMFRMTFGYEDAAAAIEAAVAQVLDAGHRTSDIAVDKSKAISTSEMGDLIVAAIRK; this comes from the coding sequence ATGAGCGAAGTTAAAAAAATCGCCGTAATCGCAGGGGACGGTATCGGGCCCGAAGTTGTGGCGGAAGCAGAAAAAGTATTAAAAGTAACCGAGGAGGTATTCGGCTACAAATTCGAGACCGAGCATGCGCTGTTCGGCGGCATCGCGATCGACGAGAAGGGTACTCCGCTGCCTGCGGAAACGCTTGACATCTGCAAGAGCGCGGATGCTGTGCTGCTGGGAGCCGTGGGCGGCCCCAAATGGGACACCAACCCGAAAGAACTCCGTCCGGAAACCGGGCTTCTGGGCATCCGCAAAGCGCTGGGCCTGTTCTCGAATCTGCGTCCCGCGGTCGTATTCGACTGTCTGAAGGACGCCTCCACGCTGAAGCCGGAAGTGCTTGAAGGAACAGACCTGATCGTCGTACGTGAGCTGACCGGCGGTATTTACTTCGGTGAGAAGTTCCGCCGTCAAAGTGAGCAGGGGGAAGAAGCGGTTGACACCTGCGCATACAATGTAACTGAAGTGGAGCGCATCGCCCGCCAGGCGTTCGAAATTGCCGGGAAGCGCCGGGGCAAGCTGGCTTCCGTCGACAAAGCAAACGTACTGGAAACGTCGCGCCTGTGGCGTGAAGTAGTTATCCGCGTTGCGGCAGACTATCCGAACGTGGAACTGGAGCATGTGCTGGTTGACAACTGCGCCATGCAGCTGCTGCGCCGCCCTTCGAGCTTCGACGTCATCGTCACCGAGAACATGTTCGGCGATATTTTGAGCGACGAAGCCGCAATGCTCACTGGTTCCATCGGTATGTTGGCCTCCGCTTCGCTGGGCGAAGGAAGCTACGGCCTCTATGAGCCGGTTCACGGCTCTGCTCCGGACATCGCAGGACAAGGGCTGGCCAATCCGATTGCTACGATTCTCTCGCTGGCCCTGATGTTCCGCATGACCTTCGGCTACGAAGACGCGGCAGCCGCAATCGAAGCCGCTGTGGCGCAGGTGCTTGATGCCGGGCACCGTACCAGCGATATCGCCGTGGACAAGAGCAAGGCGATCAGCACGAGCGAAATGGGCGACCTGATCGTTGCAGCTATTCGGAAATAA